GCCAAAGGCCATCTGTCTAAAATGGTATCGATTTTTCCATGTCTTTATAAAACTTCAAAGGTAATCTCATGAAAACACTgcaataataaatatgtatagttATACTTTTCAAATATAATACAATTGTGAAAATAAAGCTAGGAAAAGGGATACTTGtcttgtaagggtccatgattgtccaaagaatgataccccagacttaAATAGCATGTAAATGCCAAGAGttctttattttgtaaaagtaTAGCATgttggggtctcccattaccaagaaaGAGAGACCCCCAAATTGACCCTCAAGCCTTATTTAAGCAAATTAGAGGAATTTCTGGGTTGGTGATCTCTATCTTAATCTGTTGAGTCTATCACTAGGTACATTTTAGAACCATTACTGGAGAGTGGGGGCGGGAAACTGTCATTGGGGAAGTCTGTACACTGTTCACTGTTGTTGACCTACTCATTGTCCCTGTCTGAGACCAGGTGAcagggcagcttctgatggcAGAGCAGTTTCTGACCAGGTGCCTGAGGAGtgggttgcttgtttgtttgtttttctttagtaaCTGACTTGTCtagacttgcctggacttgcccatcTCTTAGGCATAGTCTCCTGAACtgtcaatttgaagcctgtcatggaatcagcctaggCGTCTCACTCCCCTGTCAGTAATGGGCCATATTGAATCCTTGAGATGCTTCTAAGGGCTGGCATTGTTGTTTAAGAATAATTCtggttgtgcacgcctttaatcccagaacttgggaggcagaggcaggcggatttctgagttcgaggccagcctggtctacagagtgagttccaggagagccagggctacacagagaaaccctgtcttgagaaaacaaaaaacaaacaaacaaacaaacataaaaacctaactaagggctggagagatggctcagcggttaagactgctcttctgaaggtcctgagttcaaatcccagcgacatggtagctcacagccatctgtaaagagatctgacgcccacttctggtgtgtctgaagacacacacttacatacacttacacacacttacatacatataatattaaataaataaatcttccaaaaaaaaaagactaactaAAGTGTTCATTTTGTAAGGACCAAAAGTCAAAGTTAACATATTTTTCTGTCTTGTAGGTTCTTTCTGATTAAGGCCATGGATTTTTTGACCACCCCTGAGAGGTCACCATAGAAACAACATTCCTCATGTAAGGCTGCACAGTCTTCCTTGGTGGAGGAACAGTAAGTCGAGGCCTCTTCTGTTCTGTACGAAGACTTTAGCCAGGGAGGATAGCACATCTTGCAGGGCCACGATGGGCTTTTTATCTCttatgtatctgtatctatcaCCATCCGTAGGGCCTTGTAGGACTGAGGCCTTTGTACTTGCACCTCCAGCCAGCCTCAGGAAAAGGAGAACAGATAGTAACACAGAGGAAATGGCCACCATCTTAACTTGACTGTTTGGACCTGCTAGCTGGTTGAAGACATCCTCCCTAGAGGAGTAAGTCACTGTGGGTATACACTGTACTAGAACATAAAAATCCTTAGTTGTATTTGCAGTCGGGCTATAAGTGTAGAGTTAGCCCTGAGGTACAAGCCCACCAagcactctctggaggtaggcctgTGACAGTAGGGGTTAGAGTGTGATCCTAGATGTGGGACAAGGCTGGGGGATCTTATGTTCAATGTAGAGTCTCTGTCCAGTAAACAACAGTTCTGTGTTAAGTCCGGGAAGAGAGGATGTAAGAACTGGCAGTCTAACTGGCCTTCTTAGACACTGTGAACTTGATGGCAAGGTTGTTACATAACCCCCTGGAAGACACGAGGTAGTAAGGAGGCTGGAGCCTGGGGCAGCAAAACATAAGCATCATCAAGCAAACGGGACCAGGAGCCCTGGAGTCACAGTTTCTGCCACGTACACATTGTGTGACAGCaatatttgaggcgtaaacttcaaggaaagtcagtctcctgcctccgcattgtcgcctggcaacccaaactcagaggtagcccagatatctCCTCGTACTTGtatgctaggggcccaccaagatatcatttctttacagttaGAAAGAGAagattcggacattgctctctgaccttcaccaatgttccaacgtcctagttaaaccctggcttggaaggTAAAGCCATTCAAATAATTgtggtagggcattaaagcttacagaaagagagacaacatagAATATTCAGCCGTCAGCATTCAGCAGTcaacattcagcattcggactcgctcgcacttcgactagaaccagaacttaggtggagtAAGACTTAACATTCATGCAGTCTGTAGCCCCCTGgacccagagcgcttgggcctggtgGGTGCAGCagcagtcgagattcaagagattgagcatttgagattcagcattcgagatttgagatttgagcctctaccctcctggctcgagcacccgcagccccccaggactctggcTCGGCCCATGTGGCCCGAGTGTGCTTGGAGCCCGGggggtgctgcgccagtccagaggagatggctgatgttttagattcagtgtgttttagatggcctcagatgtaccttgactactgagttGTCAgattttttcatctctcttttgcaatgattgtaaaagcttcatgtcatttttaagaaatacattcagatagaacacttcttgtgtagtgtctatttgtcaaagctgaatcctgtgcacacctggccaaaacccatcgtcccgcggaacaagggaccccgtaaaaaaccccggtccgtggcaagTTTCATCACTTGTCAGAgtgaactttgtttttaaattttatttatttatttatttattttatgtgtgtgactagactgtagctgtacagatgtccgtgagccatcatgtgcctGTTGGGAATTgagctcgctccagccctgctcactcaggtGTAAttcaccatagctgtcttcagacaaaccagaagagaggGTCAGATGTCCTtgcgggtggttgtaagccaccatgtggttgctggatccgaactcaggacctttggaagggcagtcagtgctcttacctgctgagccatctcgccagccccagggtGAACTTTTATTGTTCTTGTGGCAGTTCCCCTGAAGTCTCTTCTACTGGAACTTCACCTGCTGGATCATCCTTCTCCTGGCAGGCTTAACATGGGAGTGGTGTAACCACGTCCTAATCCCTTCCACCTTAACAGCCATAGGCATTGTCAGGACCACAGTGCGAGGTCCTTTCAAGGGATGTTCAGAGTCCTTTGGTTATGTCTCTTAATCTAGACTTTGTCAACTGTTTCAAAGCATTGGGAGTTAGGGGGAAGAACATACTCATAAACCTGACGGATGGTCAGCCAAAGCATTttctggacactattgtggatttttaaggattttaaaaGCTTATGTAGGTAATATTCAACTAAGATATCAGACTGGAGGATAGGCAGCATGGGAGAGGGCCTACATATGGGGAATGCCCCTCCCTTGTTCTCTCTTCCcgcttctctttctgccaccatctcctctccctctctctctctctctcccccccccctgtCTCCCAATAAAACTGGAAACACGTGGAAATGTTTTGGCCTTGTGTGGTGTGTCCAGATACAAGCTACTATTCTAACACATATCCTGAACTTATCTAGTTCTTATGCAGAGTCTCCTGAATTGAAATTTTGAAACTTGTGATGGAATTAGTCTAGCCGACTCTGTCTGTAATTTTCTGCTCAAAGTGCTGAGGAAGGGCATGATTCAGGAAGATCATGAATTAGAGGCCACCTGGAGCTACAAATTGAATTGAAGAACAATCTGGGATAAACATACTAGCcacctatctcaaacaaacaaacagcaaaccaTACAAACTATACAAATATATTGATTACACCTGTATTAACAGAATATGTTACAAAAAGTATTCTACTATGTAAAAAAGGTATAAAATGATGCTAAAttagtgaatatttaaaattgcTCATAGAAAAAAAAGGCAATTACAAATGATCAAAGAAATGATCTCACATGTGTGTAtccagatacatacatatgtagtgTCTAGAACAGGCAAATGCAGACAGAAGGAAGTAGTGACTGCTTAGCAgtgaggggtgaggggagggggaggaagttAGAGGACTGACAGCTCTTCCTTGTGTGTGGAGAGGAAAATATTGTGAAATGACATGGTGAGGTTTGTACACTTTATGATTATACTTAAAAAGTCCCTGAAGAAATATCTGAACTGCATAGTATCTATGGCATATAAGTTGTTCAGTAAAATTATTTAGAATcagtgagatgggtcagtgggtaagggcaTTTGTCACCAAGCCTAATTATGTCAGCTTGAGCCTTGGATTCATGTAGTGGAAAGAACATCAATTTTCTCAAGTTACCATAatctatgacacacacacacacacacacacacacacacacacacatacatgaaataagaatttttaaagaaggcagaaattaaatggaagaaaattattttggatTGGACTCCTGTAATAAAGGACATTATTACAACAAGTTGAGGAGCTTAAGTGACTCCTGGGGACAAGATGTCACTATGACATCGGTATTCATTTCCTGGTCTTGATTGTTGAGTTTTGGCTGTGCATGAAGATGGCCTTATGGGAAGTAGACACTGTTATTTACACTAGTGAACACCAGGAATTATTTGTTCGTGATGGGAAAACAGTGAAATTGACTCTCAAGTGCAAGGGAAGCCTAGGGAAGGAGAGGGCAGCTTCCTTATAagttataattatttcaaaataagactTGTAGAATGCCAAtctaattttcaaaaatgaatgcAGAGTTGACATGCTGGTTTCTGTGCCagcaaaggaatgaaggaatgtgATTCCTGACAGCCACCAACGCACCTGCAGTGAGGAAGGGTTGATAAGATCCTTTCACAAGTGTAACTGAGCAATAGGTTTTATAAGGTTTGCAGTTGGTATCATTCACTATGGAGCTTCTACTCTGAACCATGAACAACTGTGTTCTCTTTGGCAGCATGTAGGTTAAAAATTGGAATGACACAGAGATTAGCACGGCCCTTgccaaggatgacatgcaaattcatgaaatattccatatttaaaaataattgtctaGGAAGTAAAAGTACACAATACTGAGTAATGAGGGACTCAAACAGTTATTTGAAGAATGCTTCTTTATTGATGGCCGCATCTCTTTACAATGAGAGGGTTGGATCACTTTAGAATTTGCTGCTTACAAGGAGGTCAGCTCATCATTCTTGGTTTTGTTAGTCTGATAACCTGTAAGTTCCAaacctttttctcttgaaatacCACTGAAGACTTGGATGTGGAGGAAACGACCACCCCCTACATCCACCTGAAAgacataaatgaagaaagaaaggagagagaaagaaagaaaaaaaagagagcggggggagagggagagaaaagaaggaagtaaggagaaagggaaggaagaaatgaaggaaggaagaatgaaagggaaaaaggaaaaaaaaagattactcaTGTGGATCTCAATTGTATGACAGATCATCTTTCTTGTCAAGACGATGTGCCATGCTCTCCTGAAACAACACTTGGGACCCCAGCAGCACTTGTCACCTAAACTTCCCTCTACCCTTATGTTACAAGAAGGAGCAGCTAACAGTTTGGCAGAAAACTTATTTCTTAGATGTATTTTtagtacattttataaaaaatattttagtcaaTTCATTTTGATAAATGTTTTTCCTGCAGGTCCTGAAGTGTATCTGATGCGTGCAATgcatgaagatctcagaagagggTGGTAaataccctagaactggagtttgtGATAGTCGTGAGNNNNNNNNNNNNNNNNNNNNNNNNNNNNNNNNNNNNNNNNNNNNNNNNNNNNNNNNNNNNNNNNNNNNNNNNNNNNNNNNNNNNNNNNNNNNNNNNNNNNNNNNNNNNNNNNNNNNNNNNNNNNNNNNNNNNNNNNNNNNNNNNNNNNNNNNNNNNNNNNNNNNNNNNNNNNNNNNNNNNNNNNNNNNNNNNNNNNNNNNNNNNNNNNNNNNNNNNNNNNNNNNNNNNNNNNNNNNNNNNNNNNNNNNNNNNNNNNNNNNNNNNNNNNNNNNNNNNNNNNNNNNNNNNNNNNNNNNNNNNNNNNNNNNNNNNNNNNNNNNNNNNCCTGTGTTTTTGGTGattctgttttctgacttctatGTTGGGAGAAAACTTGGCATATAGTAtgctaaaggaaaagaaattcagaTTGGCTTTAGAAAATATGAACTGTATGGTCCCCATATCTCTGCTGTGTTACAACCTACTTTGTGAATTACACTAAGCTTcctcctttaaaagaaaaataactaatccTAAGTACCATTGAGAAAACACTCCCAGTGGTGTTTGGGCATGAACCTGGGACTGAGATCATCTGGATAAgaattgccattttttttctttatcaaaacaATAAAGGTTTTTTGCTCTACAGTACATATTGTATCAAATATTATACCAAGTGCTAATAACCAAATTTACCACTACAGATGTCACTCTGATGAGCATTACACAAAaagtgtgtgtacatgatgtacttatgtgtgcttgtgtgtgtgatcaCACTGACTTCTTATGATAGGTCTGAAGAAAGCTTTCTGTATTCACAAGCTATAGCAAAGTAACTATCCTGTCATCCAATGGACTTGGGGTTCTTCTACTTTCAAGTGTCTTTATTAAAGACCAGTggtgaaaatgaagctacaattGGGGCAACAGGAAAAAATTGCATCGGTACTTGAGGGAGGGCCATGTCTAACCTTAATGAAGTAATTTTTTCCAGCAACGACTTGAACTTTATATTCAACAGCTTCgaatttttcatatttctcattGGTTTTCTCTTCAAGCTGTGGTCTGACCTTATGAGGAGAAAGTGAGAGATGATGTTAGGGAAGTGTTGACTCAGTTTACCTGAGTGGCAAATCTGGGAACCTGGTCCTGAGAGAGTCCTCAGAGATGCTGATGAGTCTCTGCTGCCTGTTGAGGtctctaatcccagaacttggaagcctgaggcaggagaatgttaTTCAAGAGCAACTTGATGTATAttgaaagttccaggccagttggGGCTACCAAAtgaatcctgcctcaaaaataaaaacacacagacccaaacatgcacacagtcacacacacacacacacacacacacacacacacacacacacacacacacaaataaaagcaaagaaaaaacaatataGTAATGACTTGCAATGATGTGTGCCAATAGTGTGTCTATATTTGATCAGTTTACAAAGTAAATGACACTTAGTGGAgattttctctggctccttcagatCACTCTAGGGATACAATGACCCACTCCAGCCTGACACTGTGTGGGGACCCAACTAATCATAATCTTGGAGGAGTAGATTTTCCTGACTGAATTTTTTGTCTTAACAAGGGCTTTCTGTATTATCTACACTGTGGTATTCTTTAAGGGTAATTATTGCTGTGATCAAGAAAATGGTGCTTCAATATACAGGtttctgcctgcttctctgcctcccaacactTAGTGTTAGTTGTCCCCTCAGGCTGTCTCCTGCAAGACAGGACAGATGAGTGACATCTGggagctgagccacacccctgtACCTGTTCACCTGACAGTAAAGGGGTTGGCAACAGTGCCTAATTTCCTTTTTGGTCTTAAACCTGTTATCTTGAAAGAGTCATTagataagttttattttataatattcccTAGGTATCTTGATTTTCTCTAAACAGTTAATTTGAGGGAGAAGAGCTGGTTTCTTTCAGTGCTGTATTTAGCTTTAACAGTTTGTAGCCTGGTGATTAAAACCTAAGACATACTCAGGAAATGTCCCTATGTAATGGTTCATAGCTATTCATCTTTCCCAGGGATTTAATCCTGAGGCCCTGGCTTCCACAGAGAAGGCAAGTTTGCTGCATTCCTTCCCTCTGGTTCCTGCAAAGCTCCCCAGGGTACTGAACCTGGGCTGTGGGAAAGGACAGATTGGTTTCTTATCAGGACAACTCTTAAGCATTTTGAGTCTTGTTTTCATCATCTAAACATAGGATGGAATGTATCCTTGCCTGCCTGGGGCTTAGAAGGTCAACTGAGAGGTGGGACAGAAATCAAGGGTTTTAAAACAGCAAAGCTCCTTCGAGGGTGAGATGACCTTGCTGATATCTATGTCTCCTTCTGCTTGTCTGAAGATGcaagaaaacatttctaaataaaTTTTATCATTGAAGATGTGGTAGACAGATGTTGTCATTAGCATGATAAGCCCCTTCAGTAGCTTCCTAACTTAAAATTTATGTGCTCAAtgcatgttttatgtatatatgaactcCTCAAAGAAGTAATGAGAATATTATGTTCAAAAATTATCCTCACCAGCAGGATGACACACTCGGTAGTCTTTGTTGCTTGGGAGGCTAGAGGCAGAAGGTTTATCTAAACCTAAGTGGTGGACCACTTGGAGAAATAGCAAGACCTCCATTTCAAAAGAACAGTTATTCTAGATAATCAGATGTTGttcaactattaaaaatcatgaaaatctacagtaattttttgtttcatataactgtttttttttttttggttttttgttttgtttctttcttgttttgttttgtttgtgtttttgtttttgttttgttttgtttttgtctccctATACAGCCCTGGATCCTAGAACATTTCTGTGGAATTTATATCAGTCAACGTAAGTATCAACTGTACCTCATCTGGTTTGGAACTTTTTGAAAAACTTTTTATACATAGTATTTTAGTTAGTCCTTTTAGCTCTTTCTTCTTATTGTGAAATTGAAGGCTTTTCCTTGGCATCCTATTTAAGACCCGAGATCCTCCAAGCTTTCTAGGATGCCTGGTAATCGGACCCTACAGGAAAGTGAAGTTGTGAATAGGAGTGCCCCTACTCCCAGGGACTGGAAGAAATGTGGACATGTAGGCCTGTCCAGCCCTCTTTAGTCAGATCAGTATTTTATCTAGTTCGACAGTTGACTCGTGCACATTTAAGGTTGAAAACATCAACTTCATGCAACAATTGTAATGAAggtataaaaatttaatattcctcaaaaataaaatgctcCAAGATATTTATTGAANNNNNNNNNNNNNNNNNNNNNNNNNNNNNNNNNNNNNNNNNNNNNNNNNNNNNNNNNNNNNNNNNNNNNNNNNNNNNNNNNNNNNNNNNNNNNNNNNNNNNNNNNNNNNNNNNNNNNNNNNNNNNNNNNNNNNNNNNNNNNNNNNNNNNNNNNNNNNNNNNNNNNNNNNNNNNNNNNNNNNNNNNNNNNNNNNNNNNNNNNNNNNNNNNNNNNNNNNNNNNNNNNNNNNNNNNNNNNNNNNNNNNNNNNNNNNNNNNNNNNNNNNNNNNNNNNNNNNNNNNNNNNNNNNNNNNNNNNNNNNNNNNNNNNNNNNNNNNNNNNNNNNNNNNNNNNNNNNNNNNNNNNNNNNNNNNNNNNNNNNNNNNNNNNNNNNNNNNNNNNNNNNNNNNNNNNNNNNNNNNNNNNNNNNNNNNNNNNNNNNNNNNNNNNNNNNNNNNNNNNNNNNNNNNNNNNNNNNNNNNNNNNNNNNNNNNNNNNNNNNNNNNNNNNNNNNNNNNNNNNNNNNNNNNNNNNNNNNNNNNNNNNNNNNNNNNNNNNNNNNNNNNNNNNNNNNNNNNNNNNNNNNNNNNNNNNNNNNNNNNNNNNNNNNGATATCCCACACTCTTGCCACACTGTCAAAATATGAATCAAATTATGAAGGTTTGATTTGGGATCAAGGTTTTTCCTGAAGTGCATCCACTCACCTTGTCAGCAATCTCCTGGATTTCTGGTGTGGCAGGTCTGGCCTCCGACAAGCCTCCCTTTATTTTTAAGGTGTTTGGATTCATTGCTGGGCAgggtgctgagaagaaatgaTCCTGCAAGCACAGGTACTCAGGGTTTTAAAGGTATCTGTAAACTCCGCCTCTGTAATGTACTATCTCCACAGTATCAGAGGAAGTAGGGAAATGAGTGTGGCCTCAAGCAAATCTTACTGCAACCATGAGAAGAAATGCTGAGTGGAGTTGTGGGGGAAATGAGGTGGGGGAATTGAGTAAGCATGTGTGCACAGGACTCAGGTGTGGTGAGCATGGTTCCTCCCTACACTCTGTGTGCCAAAACTGTCATCTTGTTGTGTCATAGGAGGAAGGACATGTATAACTTGACTTTCTAAATATGTTAACACTTGAGAAGTTCTTTAAAGAGAATACTTAATAATGTCAAGGCTGGTTGCTTAAGTTGCACTCACTTTATAATGTCAACAAAAATGTCTACAGTGGTTTTTACTTGCAGTTTCAAAAATGTTTATCGCTACACATGGAGAGTCCCATGGGAAACACCTTCATTTCatctgctgctgttgttgttttttttttttggtgtttttttggaaattaataaataacaaataaaataaaaataattgtctaAGTAAAGGTTAACAAAATACTGAGTAATGATGGAGGAAAACAGTTATTTCAAGAATGTTTCTTTATTGATAGCTGCATCTTGTTACAATGAAAAGGATAAGATGACATTGGGATTTGCTGTTTAGAAGTAGGACaacttgctgggcggtggtggtgcacacctttaatcccagcacttgggaggcagaggcaggtggatttctgaNNNNNNNNNNNNNNNNNNNNNNNNNNNNNNNNNNNNNNNNNNNNNNNNNNNNNNNNNNNNNNNNNNNNNNNNNNNNNNNNNNNNNNNNNNNNNNNNNNNNNNNNNNNNNNNNNNNNNNNNNNNNNNNNNNNNNNNNNNNNNNNNNNNNNNNNNNNNNNNNNNNNNNNNNNNNNNNNNNNNNNNNNNNNNNNNNNNNNNNNNNNNNNNNNNNNNNNNNNNNNNNNNNNNNNNNNNNNNNNNNNNNNNNNNNNNNNNNNNNNNNNNNNNNNNNNNNNNNNNNNNNNNNNNNNNNNNNNNNNNNNNNNNNNNNNNNNNNNNNNNNNNNNNNNNNNNNNNNNNNNNNNNNNNNNNNNNNNNNNNNNNNNNNNNNNNNNNNNNNNNNNNNNNNNNNNNNNNNNNNNNNNNNNNNNNNNNNNNNNNNNNNNNNNNNNNNNNNNNNNNNNNNNNNNNNNNNNNNNNNNNNNNNNNNNNNNNNNNNNNNNNNNNNNNNNggagggagggagggaaggatggagagaggaaggaaggaagaaaggaaggaaggaaggaaggagggaaggaaggaaggagggaaggagggaggaaggaaggagggagagaaggagagagggaggaagggagggaaggacggagagaggaaggaaggaagaaaggaacattgTTCTTGTAAATCTCCATGGGATGACAGATCTTCTTTCTTAgcaagacttgatgtgccaagctCTGATGAAACACTTCTGGCCCAAGGCAGCACCTGTGAACTAAATTTCCATCCACCCTTATGTTAGGAGAAAGAGCAGCTAACAGTATGGCAGAAAACATATTTCCTAGATGTATTTTTAATAccttttagaaaaagattttattcagtttatttgtataaatgttttgGCCTACTTGTATTTAaatgcatcacatgcatgcaatgtCTGAAGAGGGTGTTATCCCAATGAACTGGAGTTTAACATAgatgggagctgccatgtgggtgctgagacctaaacccaggtcctctgcaagaacagccagagtTCCTACCCATTAAACCATTTCTCCATCTGGGTTTAATTTATTGTACTTTGCATTAAAATCTTGGCACAGATTTTATAACCTCCtagacaattatttttatttcatttatttatttttaaaaaatatttattcatttattatatgtaagtatactgtagctgtcttcagacaccccagaagaaggcatcagatgtcattatgggtggttgtgagccaccatgtggttgctgggatttgaactcataaccttcggAAGCttagtcagcactcttaactgctgagccatctctccatcttgacaattatttttaaatatggaatgttTCCTGAATTTGCATGTAATTCTTGGTCAAGGGCCATGCTTTCCTGTACCgttctaatttttaatataaatgctgCTAAAGAGGGCATAGTGTTC
This genomic window from Mastomys coucha isolate ucsf_1 unplaced genomic scaffold, UCSF_Mcou_1 pScaffold12, whole genome shotgun sequence contains:
- the LOC116086396 gene encoding stefin-3-like, which translates into the protein MNPNTLKIKGGLSEARPATPEIQEIADKVRPQLEEKTNEKYEKFEAVEYKVQVVAGKNYFIKVDVGGGRFLHIQVFSGISREKGLELTGYQTNKTKNDELTSL